Proteins encoded together in one Peribacillus asahii window:
- a CDS encoding aminopeptidase, with the protein MSDFQANLEKYAELAVKVGVNIQQGQTLVVNTTLEGAELVRLIVKKAYEAGAYNVIVNWNDDTVNRTKYELAPDEVFHEYPEWRAKETIELAEKGAAFLSVISSSPDLLKGVDPKRIANFQKASGTALKPWRQAMQSDKVSWSIVAVPSQSWADKVFPEEPAENRVHKLWEAIFKAVRVDTENPVEAWKTHDDTLHEKVDYLNDKHYKKLHYTAPGTDLTIELPEKHLWCGAGSINQHGHHFMANMPTEEVFTVPLKTGVNGTVKSTKPLSYGGNIINNFSVTFKDGRIIEVQAEEGEEILKQLVETDEGSHYLGEVALVPFNSPISQSNVLFFNTLFDENASNHLAIGSAYAFCLEGGKDMTPEQLAEHGLNESLTHVDFMIGSDKMNIDGILADGTAEPVFRNGDWAF; encoded by the coding sequence ATGAGTGATTTCCAAGCAAATTTAGAAAAATATGCAGAGCTAGCTGTAAAAGTCGGTGTTAACATCCAACAAGGACAAACGCTTGTTGTCAATACGACATTAGAAGGCGCAGAGCTCGTACGTTTAATTGTCAAAAAGGCTTATGAAGCTGGCGCATATAATGTAATTGTCAATTGGAACGACGACACTGTGAATCGCACAAAATATGAATTAGCACCAGATGAAGTCTTTCATGAATACCCTGAATGGCGTGCAAAAGAAACCATTGAACTAGCTGAAAAAGGGGCAGCCTTTCTATCGGTGATTTCCTCCAGTCCTGATTTATTAAAAGGCGTAGATCCAAAGCGAATTGCAAACTTCCAAAAAGCATCAGGTACCGCTTTAAAACCGTGGCGCCAAGCAATGCAATCCGATAAAGTAAGCTGGTCCATTGTAGCCGTTCCGTCCCAAAGCTGGGCAGACAAAGTATTCCCTGAAGAACCGGCTGAAAACCGTGTACATAAACTATGGGAGGCTATCTTTAAAGCGGTTCGTGTCGATACAGAAAACCCTGTTGAAGCATGGAAAACACACGATGACACCTTGCATGAAAAAGTAGATTATTTGAATGACAAGCACTACAAAAAACTTCATTACACAGCTCCAGGAACCGACTTAACAATTGAGCTTCCTGAAAAACATCTATGGTGCGGCGCCGGCAGCATCAACCAGCACGGACATCATTTTATGGCCAACATGCCGACAGAAGAAGTGTTTACGGTCCCATTAAAAACAGGTGTTAACGGAACAGTAAAAAGCACAAAACCACTTAGCTATGGCGGAAATATTATCAATAACTTCTCTGTTACGTTTAAAGATGGACGCATTATCGAGGTACAAGCAGAAGAAGGCGAAGAAATTTTAAAACAATTAGTGGAGACAGACGAAGGCTCTCATTACTTAGGAGAAGTCGCACTCGTGCCATTCAACTCCCCTATTTCACAATCTAATGTGTTATTCTTTAACACACTGTTTGACGAAAATGCATCCAATCACTTAGCTATCGGCAGTGCATATGCCTTCTGTCTTGAAGGTGGAAAAGATATGACACCGGAACAGCTAGCTGAACATGGCCTAAACGAAAGCTTAACTCACGTTGACTTCATGATTGGCTCTGACAAAATGAACATCGACGGCATTCTAGCTGACGGAACTGCTGAACCTGTCTTCCGTAATGGAGATTGGGCGTTTTAA